Within the Nitrospirota bacterium genome, the region TGTGGGCGCCTGCCAGCGCCAGGCCTGCATCTTTTAGTGCCTTATACAGATTATAGACATCCTTGTTATGTACCCATCTTAAAGTGAAGTTCTGCTGTTGAGTAACTTTTATCCTGCTGTTGGCGTATTCAGCCGTAATATCTGCAAGTTTCCTCAACTGTTCTGTTGTAATGTCACCAAGAACAAGCCGTACATTTACTGCACTGTAGCCCTTCTGCTTTTGTGCGATCACATTTGTGCTCAGCCACCTGTAAAAATATGGGTCTCCATTGCCTGTTATCTCTGTATGGTCAGCAGTAATGGCAGAACTTCCCACAGGGTATTCATCCATACCTGAAAAATCAGATAAAGTCTCACCGGAAGGCAATGTATGTGACCACTCCTTTGATGACTTGAGTATATTGAACTCTTTGAGGATCCTGTCTTTGAGTTCATCAAAACCTATCTTCTCAAGCAGGAATTTCATCCTTGCCCTGTTTCTGTTTTTTCTTTCTCCGAACTGGTCAAACACCCTGAGTATTGCCTCAGTAAGCGGTATAAAATCTTCCAATGGTACAAACTCCGACAACAACTGTGCTATACGTGGATGAGGCCCAAGACCTCCTGCTATAACAATTCTAAAGCCCTGCTTTTCGATACCGGCAATATTCTTTGTTACAGCAAAGGCCCCTATATCATTTATAGGCGCCATTGCACAGTCCTTCTGACACCCGGAAAATGCTATCTTGAACTTACGCGGAAGGCTCTGGCAGATAGAATTCCTCAATAAGTATCTTGTTGTAAAAATGGCATACGGAGAAATATCAAATATCTCATCAGGGCATATACCTGCGAGATAACAGCCGGTAACATTCCTGACCGTATTGCCGCAAGCCTCCCTTGTAGTAAGCCCGGCCCCTGCAAGCTGTCTCATAATGGTTGGGACATTCTCTAATTTCACCCAATGAAACTGAATATCCTGACGAGTTGATGTGTGGGCTAAGGAATTTGAGTATGTGTCACCAATATCCGCCAGCAGCCTCATCTGAACCGGATTAAGGGTGCCCTGCGGTATCTTGACACGCACCATGAAATCATCTTTCTGACGCTGTCCATAGATCCCCTGCTGTAACCTGAACCTCTTAAACTTCTCATCCGGAATCTCACCCCGCCTGAGACGGCCTATCTCTGCCTCAAAACCTGATATTTCCTCAAGTATCTGGGATGGTACTGCACCTTCTTGTTTTTCTGTCATTTCCCCGGTATTCATAATTTATTGCTCCTTTTTAACCTAATAATAACCCCATCCCCACCCTAACCCTCCCCTTGAAGGGGAGGGAATATAAGAATGCCCCCCTAACCTCCTCTTTGCGGGGAAGGGAAATTTCCTCTCCCTCAGGGAGAGGATTAAGGTGAGGGTGGGGTTTTTCATGCCTCAATTAAATGGAAAAATCTACTGCTGTAACGCCCTCAACCTTTTCATCAAGCTCCACAGGAAGAACCTTTGTCCTGATTGTAAACTTGTCTACAACGCCTTTTGTGTCAATCAATTCCCATGTAATAAAGTCTCTCGTATCATGTATATGGGGCATGAGCTTTGCCGTATGAAATCCAAGCTGATAAGAGAGTTTAAACTCTATCGCCTCCTGAGGGCATACCTTTACACAGGGCAGGCAATCCCAGCACTCAGAAGGGTCCCTCATTATAATCTTTCCTGTCTTTGGGTCTTTCATAAAAAGGTCACCCGGACACATCCTCACACATGGCGGATTTTGGGCACCATGGCATGTATTACATTTATCTGCATGAACAACTACCGGCATTTTGAATCCTCCTTATTTTTGACATTTGATTTTTGATATTTAATTTTTATTTACCTCGGCTTATACCTGTCCCCCGGCACTATCTGTTCATAAGGTCTTGTGAATACCTCTATATTGCCGGTTGCAGGGTCTCTTCTTGTGTTTACAAATTTAAGCCAGTTCTGGTCATCCAGTTCTGTATAGTCAGTTCTCGTGCAGTAACCCGGCCACCTGGTCTCTTTTCTAAACAACATGTGTTCTACAAGGGTCTGGGCTACCAATACCCTGTCAATGACCTCGTGTGCCTCCATGAGGTCATGAAGGTCTTCAGCTATAATATACTTAAACTGCTCCGGAAGTGTGGCAAGGCGTCTTCTTGCAACGAGAAGCCTTTCTTCATTTACCTCATAGAAGGTAGCCGCACCGCCTGCATATTCTTCCATAATCTTCTGAAGTCTGACCTCCATGTCATAAGGTTTGATCCCTTCCTTTTTATGTGTAAAGTTCAGGATCGGTTCAATCACCCTATCCCGCTCTGCACTTATCAATTCAGCAGGCACATCGGCATGTTCAACCTTCTGTGCATATTCCCCTGCGGCCCTTGCAGCTATTACCCCTTCTGCCCAGCATCCGCTTACAAACTTATAGGGCGCACCACCGGATACATCACCTGCCGCATATAAGCCCTCAATCGTTGTCTTACGGTTTACATCCACCCAGTAACCGGATTGTGTATGTCCTCCGACTATATATGGTTCTGTGGTCTGCACCTCTACAGGTTCTTTTGACGGGTCAATCTCATTAGCCGCCCAGTAGAGTACCATTGAAGGATACATATCCAGATATGCAGACTTCAGGTCTCTTGCCTGTTGAGGTGTAATATGCCTCGTATCCAGAAATACAGGCCCCCTTCCTTCCTTTATCTCCTGCAAAGGCCCGTGAGATCTGTATGGTGTAGGGGCGCCGTCTCCGCCGATATGGGCATATTTGGTTGCCATAAATTTTTCACCTTTGGAATTTATCTGCGGTGCACCGACACCAAGTGCAATAGTTCCGGTTGGTGCAATGGTATCTTTAACACGCAGGCCGATGTAACGCATCTCAAAACTTGTCATCTCAGCCCCTGCCCTGATCCCCATGGCAAATCCTGCACCTGTATTGTAGGGGCAATACCATGTCTTATGCTGTGCATCGTGTGCATTATTAGGTTTATAGATTCCGGCAGCGCCTCCTGTAGCTATTATGGTCGCCTTTGCCTTTACAACAAACAGGTTACCGTTTCTTATACTAAAACCTATAGCCCCTGCTACCCTGCCGTTTACCATTATATAATTAGTGGCAACTACCCAGTTTAATATCTTTGTACCGACATTCTTCGCTGCCCTGGCAATAATCGGCTTTAAAGACTCGCCGTTTATCTTGATGTTCCAGCGGCCGCGGGGGATATAATTTCCCTTTTCATCACAGAGGATTGGCAGTCCCCATTTCTCCACCTTTTTAACGCAATACTCAAACAGTTCAGACATAGTCAATACCAAGTCTTCCCTGACTATTCCACATGAATCAAACCGCACATATTTAACAAAGCTCTCTGGTGTCTCTCCAGGGTTCAGATAGGCATTTATGGCATTCATACCGCCTGCCAGACAGCCGCTTCTGTCAATGTGGGCCTTTTCCATTATGGTTACAGAGAGGTTCGGATACTGTTCCTTCAACTCGACTGCTGCAAGGCAGCCTGCTGTCCCCCCTCCGATTATTAGAATGTCTGTCTCTATAACATTTTGTTCCATTAACTTCCCTCCTGTTTGTTAAATATGATA harbors:
- a CDS encoding sulfurtransferase TusA family protein, with protein sequence MNTGEMTEKQEGAVPSQILEEISGFEAEIGRLRRGEIPDEKFKRFRLQQGIYGQRQKDDFMVRVKIPQGTLNPVQMRLLADIGDTYSNSLAHTSTRQDIQFHWVKLENVPTIMRQLAGAGLTTREACGNTVRNVTGCYLAGICPDEIFDISPYAIFTTRYLLRNSICQSLPRKFKIAFSGCQKDCAMAPINDIGAFAVTKNIAGIEKQGFRIVIAGGLGPHPRIAQLLSEFVPLEDFIPLTEAILRVFDQFGERKNRNRARMKFLLEKIGFDELKDRILKEFNILKSSKEWSHTLPSGETLSDFSGMDEYPVGSSAITADHTEITGNGDPYFYRWLSTNVIAQKQKGYSAVNVRLVLGDITTEQLRKLADITAEYANSRIKVTQQQNFTLRWVHNKDVYNLYKALKDAGLALAGAHRTIDIQSCPGAETCNLGLTSSRQLAAAITRELSTRDDVETESVRVKVSGCPNSCGHHHIADIGFHGVAKKIEGRLVPHYQLHLKGGVANGRAVVGDSNIKLPARNIPKGVSELISKYQREKVQDEPFYQYVERVGLEYVQDFLEKYTTIPSYAESPESYSDWGSSSEFVVKLGAGECAGGVVDLIEDSLMAGGREASRAEMMLGAGQVEEALKCIDSAVIFVAQGMLVPFGIDTEIEAQLVREFQDKVIDKCIVSEKVEPLFVEYGKPAAKDKVKEKVALAHLLVEESLEAYSKLDKNFKFKKREEKAKEEEVKTTMDKKIDEYLDLKGVACPYNFVKTKLKLEDMESGQVLQIVIDEGEPYQNVPRSVLNEGHKILEEEKVEEKHYRIVIEKA
- a CDS encoding adenylyl-sulfate reductase subunit alpha, coding for MEQNVIETDILIIGGGTAGCLAAVELKEQYPNLSVTIMEKAHIDRSGCLAGGMNAINAYLNPGETPESFVKYVRFDSCGIVREDLVLTMSELFEYCVKKVEKWGLPILCDEKGNYIPRGRWNIKINGESLKPIIARAAKNVGTKILNWVVATNYIMVNGRVAGAIGFSIRNGNLFVVKAKATIIATGGAAGIYKPNNAHDAQHKTWYCPYNTGAGFAMGIRAGAEMTSFEMRYIGLRVKDTIAPTGTIALGVGAPQINSKGEKFMATKYAHIGGDGAPTPYRSHGPLQEIKEGRGPVFLDTRHITPQQARDLKSAYLDMYPSMVLYWAANEIDPSKEPVEVQTTEPYIVGGHTQSGYWVDVNRKTTIEGLYAAGDVSGGAPYKFVSGCWAEGVIAARAAGEYAQKVEHADVPAELISAERDRVIEPILNFTHKKEGIKPYDMEVRLQKIMEEYAGGAATFYEVNEERLLVARRRLATLPEQFKYIIAEDLHDLMEAHEVIDRVLVAQTLVEHMLFRKETRWPGYCTRTDYTELDDQNWLKFVNTRRDPATGNIEVFTRPYEQIVPGDRYKPR
- a CDS encoding 4Fe-4S binding protein, whose amino-acid sequence is MPVVVHADKCNTCHGAQNPPCVRMCPGDLFMKDPKTGKIIMRDPSECWDCLPCVKVCPQEAIEFKLSYQLGFHTAKLMPHIHDTRDFITWELIDTKGVVDKFTIRTKVLPVELDEKVEGVTAVDFSI